A window of Mus pahari chromosome 7, PAHARI_EIJ_v1.1, whole genome shotgun sequence contains these coding sequences:
- the Pigh gene encoding phosphatidylinositol N-acetylglucosaminyltransferase subunit H: MVGSQRDFEPPGGLERRDLQVCGAMEDEKSFSDICGGRLALRRRYYSPYCREFGLSSARLSLCSLTAVTCAVWLAAYGLFTLCENSMVLSAAIFITILGLLGYLHFVKIDQETLLIIDSLGIQMTSSYASGKESTTFIEMDKVKDIIINEAIYMQKVIYYLCILLKEPGKPHEISQVVPVFQSAKPRLDCLIEVYRSCQEVLAHQKATATSL; the protein is encoded by the exons ATGGTCGGGAGCCAACGAGACTTCGAGCCTCCGGGTGGGCTAGAGCGGCGCGACCTGCAGGTGTGCGGGGCCATGGAGGACGAGAAGAGCTTCTCCGACATCTGCGGCGGCCGCCTAGCCCTGCGGCGCCGCTACTACTCACCCTACTGCCGCGAGTTCGGCCTCAGCTCGGCTCGGCTGTCGCTGTGCTCGCTCACCGCTGTCACCTGCGCGGTGTGGCTGGCGGCCTACGGGCTCTTCACCCTGTGCGAG AATAGCATGGTCCTCTCTGCCGCCATCTTCATCACCATCTTAGGCCTGCTTGGTTACCTCCATTTTGTGAAGATTGATCAGGAGACTCTACTAATCATCGACTCACTTGGCATTCAGATGACTTCCTCTTATGCATCGGGCAAAGAAAGTACCACCTTCATAGAGATGGACAAGGTCAAGGACATTATCATTAATGAAGCTATTTACATG CAAAAGGTCATTTACTACCTCTGCATTTTACTGAAGGAGCCAGGGAAGCCACATGAGATATCTCAAGTAGTTCCTGTCTTCCAG AGTGCCAAGCCCCGGTTGGACTGCTTGATTGAAGTATACAGAAGCTGCCAGGAGGTTCTGGCACACCAGAAAGCCACAGCAACAAGCTTATGA